Proteins found in one Homalodisca vitripennis isolate AUS2020 chromosome 4, UT_GWSS_2.1, whole genome shotgun sequence genomic segment:
- the LOC124360045 gene encoding 60S ribosomal protein L5-like, whose product MKTSTGARVFGAMKGAVDGGLNIPHSTKRFPGYDAEGKNFNAEVHRKHIFGLHVAEYMRQLSEEDDDAYKKQFSQYIKLGINADGMETMYKNAHSAIRADPTLKGPAKEKTPVKKRWNRAKLTLSERKNRIQQKKAHYLKSIKEEAEA is encoded by the exons ATGAAGACCAGCACTGGCGCTAGAGTGTTTGGTGCCATGAAGGGTGCTGTGGACGGAGGACTTAATATACCTCATAG CACAAAGAGATTCCCTGGCTATGATGCAGAGGGTAAGAACTTCAATGCCGAAGTTCACCGCAAACATATATTCGGCCTACATGTTGCTGAATATATGAGGCAGTTGTCAGAAGAGGATGACGATGcctataaaaaacaattttcgcAGTATATCAAATTGGGAATAAATGCTGATGGG ATGGAGACCATGTATAAGAATGCCCACTCAGCAATCCGAGCAGACCCAACACTGAAGGGTCCTGCAAAGGAGAAGACACCTGTCAAAAAGAGGTGGAATAGAGCCAAGCTCACCCTCTCAGAGCGAAAGAACAGAATACAACAGAAGAAAGCTCACTACCTCAAGAGCATCAAAGAAGAGGCGgaagcttaa